From Haemorhous mexicanus isolate bHaeMex1 chromosome 2, bHaeMex1.pri, whole genome shotgun sequence, the proteins below share one genomic window:
- the DUSP12 gene encoding dual specificity protein phosphatase 12: protein MAAPGGMVPVLAGLYVGGAESCSSPAALSAAGVVAVLTVDAEEPPAVPGLRAMHVRARDEPGADLLSRLDECAAFLGAARAGGGAALVRCHAGVSRSVAVVAAYLMKTQGLGWEEALAAVRAAKPDAQVNPGFQAQLKLYEAMGCAVDASSVLYKRYRLEMLSQRFSEPQDLPREVFAVDPTTVCQTLNTEVLYRCRKCRRALFRSSSILSHTEGMGPTAFAHKRVTESARLSGNGQEKCTSYFIEPVQWMEPALLGVMEGQLLCPKCTSKLGSFSWRGDQCSCGRWVTPAFQIHKSRVDEVRTLPVGNFQTAKT, encoded by the exons ATGGCGGCTCCCGGCGGGATGGTGCCGGTGCTGGCGGGGCTCTACGTGGGCGGCGCGGAGTCCTGCTCGTCCCCGGCGGCGCTGTCGGCGGCGGGGGTGGTGGCGGTGCTGACGGTGGACGCGGAGGAGCCGCCGGCCGTGCCGGGGCTGCGGGCCATGCACGTCCGGGCGCGGGACGAGCCCGGCGCGGACCTGCTGAGCCGCCTGGACGAGTGCGCCGCGTTCCTGGGCGCGgcccgggcgggcggcggcgccgcgctCGTCCGCTG CCACGCCGGGGTGAGCCGCAGCGTGGCCGTGGTCGCCGCCTACCTGATGAAGAcgcaggggctgggctgggaggaggcGCTCGCCGCCGTGAGGGCCGCCAAGCCGGACGCGCA GGTGAACCCGGGCTTCCAGGCGCAGCTGAAGCTCTACGAGGCGATGGGGTGCGCCGTGGACGCCAGCAGCGTGCTCTACAAGCGGTACCGGCTGGAGATGCTCAGCCAGAGGTTCTCCG AACCTCAAGACTTGCCCCGAGAAGTCTTTGCAGTTGATCCCACCACTGTATGTCAAACTTTGAACACAGAGGTTCTCTACAGATGCAGGAAATGCAG ACGCGCTCTGTTCCGTAGCTCCAGCATTTTGTCCCACACGGAAGGAATGGGACCGACAGCCTTTGCCCACAAGAGGGTAACAGAGTCTGCACGGCTTTCTGGGAATGGCCAGGAAAAGTGCACCTCCTACTTCATCGAGCCCGTGCAGTGGATGGAACCGGCATTGCTTGGAGTAATGGAAGGACAG CTTCTGTGTCCCAAATGCACGTCGAAGCTGGGCTCCTTCAGCTGGAGGGGGGACCAGTGTTCCTGTGGCCGCTGGGTGACGCCGGCCTTCCAGATCCACAAAAGTCGAGTGGATGAAGTGAGGACATTGCCTGTTGGTAACTTCCAGACTGCCAAAACCTGA